Proteins encoded in a region of the Vitis riparia cultivar Riparia Gloire de Montpellier isolate 1030 chromosome 7, EGFV_Vit.rip_1.0, whole genome shotgun sequence genome:
- the LOC117919433 gene encoding ribosomal RNA small subunit methyltransferase — protein MAGGKMKKEKPSHGASASKHYQGGVTFHKSKGQHILKNPLLVDSIVEKSGIKSTDVILEIGPGTGNLTKKLLEAGKSVIAVEVDPRMVLELQRRFQGTPLSNRLKVIQGDVLRCDLPYFDICVANIPYQISSPLTFKLLAHRPVFRCAVIMFQREFAMRLVAQPGDNLYCRLSVNTQLLARVSHLLKVGKNNFRPPPKVDSSVVRIEPRKPLPPVNFKEWDGLVRLCFNRKNKTLGSIFRQKSVLSLLEKNYKTVQALQLSGSSGDAETEMDLTGFGDANEDQSMELDDGRDDEMEVVDGNAGGEASDFKEKVLNILKQGNFEDKRSSKLTQVDFLYLLSLFNKDGIHFS, from the exons ATGGCGGGAGGgaagatgaagaaggagaagcCATCTCATGGTGCTTCAGCTTCAAAGCACTACCAAGGCGGCGTGACGTTCCATAAATCCAAAGGACAGCACATACTGAAGAACCCATTGTTGGTGGACTCCATAGTCGAGAAATCTGGAATCAAGAGCACCGATGTTATCCTCGAGATCGGTCCTGGTACTGGTAATCTGACCAAGAAGCTTCTAGAAGCCGGAAAGTCCGTTATTGCCGTCGAGGTCGATCCTCGTATGGTTCTCGAACTCCAGCGTCGTTTTCAAGGCACCCCATTATCCAATCGGTTAAAG GTTATACAAGGAGATGTGCTCAGGTGTGATCTTccatattttgatatttgtgtGGCAAATATCCCTTATCAGATATCTTCTCCTCTCACATTCAAGTTGTTGGCACACAGACCCGTCTTCAGATGCGCTGTTATAATGTTCCAGAGAGAATTTGCAATGAGACTGGTTGCTCAACCTGGTGACAATCTCTACTGCCGTCTTTCTGTGAACACCCAGCTTCTAGCACGGGTATCCCATCTTCTCAAAGTGGGGAAGAATAATTTCAGGCCTCCACCCAAGGTGGATTCCTCTGTAGTTCGGATAGAGCCAAGAAAACCTCTTCCTCCTGTCAATTTCAAGGAGTGGGATGGATTAGTCCGACTTTGTTTCAATAGGAAGAACAAAACCCTTGGCTCTATCTTCAGGCAGAAAAGTGTGCTCTCCTTGTTGGAGAAGAACTACAAGACCGTGCAGGCACTACAACTATCAGGTTCTTCTGGGGATGCTGAGACAGAAATGGATTTAACGGGATTTGGGGATGCTAATGAGGATCAAAGCATGGAGTTGGATGATGGAAGAGATGATGAAATGGAGGTAGTGGATGGTAACGCAGGAGGGGAGGCTTCTGATTTCAAAGAAAAGGTTTTGAACATCTTGAAGCAGGGAAATTTTGAAGATAAGAGATCATCCAAGCTTACACAAGTAGATTTCTTATACTTGCTCTCTTTGTTCAACAAGGATGGCATACACTTCTCTTGA